Within the Salvia hispanica cultivar TCC Black 2014 chromosome 4, UniMelb_Shisp_WGS_1.0, whole genome shotgun sequence genome, the region TGTGGTAGGTGGTTCTGTTGTAGGGcttgttggttttggtttcCTGTTGTTTGTGTGCTTGCTTAGGAGGAAGGCTGACAACGATGATGATGTGTTTACCGGGAAGCTCGAGAAGGGGGAGAGAGCTATCTCCGGGGGCGAAGATGGGAGTAATAAGTTGACCTTCTTCGAGGGGTGTAACTATGCCTTTGATTTGGAGGATTTGTTGAGGGCTTCCGCTGAGGTGTTGGGTAAGGGCACGTTTGGGACGGCCTATAGGGCGATCATGGAGGACGCAACGACAGTGGTGGTGAAGAGGCTCAAGGATGTGAACGTCGGGAAGAGGGATTTCGAGCAGCAGATGGAGTTGATTGGAGGCATCAAGCATGAGAATGTGGCTGTGTTGAGGGCTTACTATTACTCAAAGGATGAGAAGCTCATGGTTTATGATTATTACACTCAAGGGAGTTTGTCTTCGATGCTTCATGGTAATTTTTTAGAacttttctccatttttgcTTCTCAAATTCTTGGCAAACAACTGTGATTTTTGATGTGTGGAAAGATGAAGAAAGCCTTAGTGATTTGTTTTTGATATTTACAGCATAGGCAGTTGTATCAACCAAAAGCATCTTAATGGGCCGTAGAAGAATAATCTCTTAGCTTTTTGTTTGCTAACTactaccattttttatatatgttctTTTTGGGATGATTGATTCTTGTTTTGTTCTTACAATTATTAGTCTTGCATTATTGTTGATTATTATGGATGTAGCTGTTGCTAATAGATGGATGATCAAAGCGGTTAAGTAGTTGTGACTCTTGTTGAAACTTGCAGGAAAACGAGGAGAAAACAAGACTCCGTTGGACTGGGAAAGGCGAGTAAAGATAGCCCTCGGAGCTGCAAGGGGCATTGCCCGTGTCCACGAAGAAAACAATGGGAAGCTCGTCCATGGCAACGTGAAATCCTCCAACATATTCCTAAACCCTCAATACTATGGGTGTGTGTCGGATCCTGGTCTGGCAGCAGTAATGAGCTCGGTGCCTCCACCAGTAGCTCGTGCTGCAGGGTACCGCGCCCCGGAGGTGACAGACACGCGCAAGGCAACACAGGCGTCGGATGTGTACAGCTTCGGAGTGATCCTACTGGAGCTCCTGACAGGCAAGTCCCCAATACACACGACCAATGGGGACGAGATCCTCCATCTGGTGCGGTGGGTCCACTCAGTGGTCCGGGAGGAGTGGACAGCGGAGGTCTTCGACCTTGAACTACTCAAGTATCCGAATATAGAGGAGTTGGTGGAGATGTTGCAGATAGCTATAGCTTGTGTGGTGAGGATGGCAGAGCAGAGGCCTAAAATGTCACAAGTTGTGAAGATGATTGAGAATGTGAGGCCGGGCGAGGGCACCATCCCAATGCCTTCATCACCGGGCGTCGTCTGAGTAGCTAACCTTGTCTTGTCTGAGGAGTTGGGTTCACCGCCTTGGTGGATGCAGTTGAAAAGGAAGTTTGGACTATAATTTGACACTTGATGATGTTCATCGATTTTATTCTGATATTCTTGATCAATTCTTGGTCAATTATTTACTACATTACATTTGATATTGATCTATTTAGTGCTTAAATCCAGTGTGTTCTTCACTAccttattttttcaatcttgAATTGAACGTTTTTTAACTGCCGTTAATCAATTGATCTCTTTGTTGTTTCCACTGATCTCGATGGCCAATGCAGTGTACAGTAGCAAGTATTatagtaagataaaataaaatatttatgtagaattataaaaattaacaaaattcaaaGTTATTAAATTCGATTTGTAGaattacttcatccgtccgctattaagagtcacacttttccatttcggtccgtccctaattaagagtcacacttcatttttaccataaatggtaagtaggtcccacattccactaactcaattcactcatattttattataaaaccaatatagaaaaatgggtctcacattccactaactttttcaaccaatttttctttatatttcttaaaacacatgcccggtcaaagtgtgactcctaaataggggacggagggagtatgaaaattagaaaattgcGACAAACCATAATTCAAAGTTCAAGATGGcctttcaaattttagtaaatttgcTTTCGGTCTAAATCTTTGCAGTATGTTATGTGGAATTTTATGGTTAGCCAGAATACATAATAGACAAGTATGAATTAGTTACGATTAAGTATGTCTGAATTTAGGTTTAGTTAAGTATTGGTCATCCTCTAATGTTTATAGCATcctaattcaaaatcaagaccaaatctttccttttaaattctaaaatgagtggatgagattaaatcttacgaatctcaataaatagtagataaaatatcaacaaaagggtaatatcgtcattatgttatcatatgataattttcgtaaatatttttttatatcaacatagtgtattacaaatatcaacaatatgacataagaatattacactagtacaagaaaatataacatatatttattgagatttttacatagttttattgagattttttgatatatttgttgataaaaatctggttatcaacatttacgaaaattaaaataaaaaatatcaaatttcatcatccgaacgtcgtcggaacatatgcaattgagatctcgttggaatccttataaaattatctttaatttgatatatgttttgcgaaaagataatttaaatcgagagaattacgtaaatttaaaattttaagatgattttaatgaaagTGAATttacattaataccctctaattttatttattaattttcttaattaaaaatataatttacatGACATTATTTTAACTACTAGATTTTCTAATCTAATGATTAAGATGATTGCTATGTATAATTTACatctaaatttctaaatttttatcGAATCCTGATATTGAAGTACTAGTTCTAAATTTCAtgttaattataaaactatggATTATTGCGCCAAATATCACAGAATGTTCGAAAATTGCaactttcttttgttttgacAAACTTCAAACTTGGCACATAATTAACAATACCATAAACTTCAATCTAATGCAGGTGTTAATTTTCCACCGATTATTGGAATGTTTATTTGGAccttttttcatcttcttgTAAGATAGCACGAGAACCGAGTACTACGAAAAATAGGAGTCTGCTACGGATGAGTTTTTTGGCTGAGTAAAAAGGCGAGGGGTGTGGCGTCAAAATGTGACCATTAATGGTGGACGAATGAAGTAGTAATTTTGGACTGGGGGTgtgataaataatttcttcaacttagaccacacgttttccaAAATcttatggccttaaattagttgtagttagcaattaaatgatgagttagccaTTGATCACTACCCATAAGTGTTATATATTCGTTTCGGATTGAAATAATCCTCATTTCTGTGTGTATTCATTTatcatatacatataaaattataattagaaatatattagttaaaatatatttcaaaaaattttgatcCCGATTGACTCGATGAGTTAGCACCAAAGTTAAAAGATTggagttgaaaatttataataaaagatttcTCAACCCGAATAATCTGCACCCAAATAGTCTGACAACCCGAATGGATTGGCCTGATTGATATCcctatattataaaaacatCCTTGAAGTAGAAAAACAAAGAGCAAACCACATTCTCTGCTATAGATTAACTATTTTGTGCGTGCACAGCATGCAACTAATTTTTtgtggaagaaaaagaaagcaTGCGCAGTGGTACTAAGTCTTACTTTAGAATGGTGAAGAGGAGGTACGAATGAGAGTGTCCCACTTGACAAAAATACTTTTCAAAGTCTCCCTCTAAAAATGAatgattattttcttgaaaatatcCATTTCGTATTAAAGGGGCTCAACTAATTTTTGACAAGTTGGCATTTAGTATTGTGACAAGTTAATGAATGCAGTGGCCCATTTTACACATCAAAAAATTTGGCTTGAATCTTATCATAGCACAGCTTAGttactactagtactaaacTCAATCTCATTCTGTAGAAATTTTTGTAGCAAACAGTTGAAGCTTTTGTCCTTCACTTTTGCATTTTGTTGATTACCAATCATGTTTGGGGCAATTCATCTCTCTTGTCTCCTTGCTTTCCTTCCACTTCTTGGTGTAGTAGCTTTGACGAATACAAACGATTGTAagttctatattttttatctcCATTTTTAGTGTGGAGATTGCAAAAGTAGTGGTTTTTGTATTAAaccaaatttattattcaaaatgtTCTTTGTACTTTCTGTTTATCATCTTATGTTACCTTGTTTGGAATAACTTTGTGGTGTTGCAACGGTGAGCTTTTACTATAGCACTTTGTGGAGTTATTGTTCAGTTCTCATTTGTTTTTGATGATTATAAACATTGCTTCTTCAACAAATATAAACTTCCATATATATGATATGGTATGCAGTTGTTGCTCTGAAGGCCTTGATGTCTAACTGGGATAACCACCCACCTAATTGGGATGGCGCCGATCCATGCGGGAGTGGTTGGGACGGGATCACCTGCTCAAATGATCGAGTTCAATCCATGTAATTACTAGCTTCTTTAATAACCATTGAAAAATACCTGACATGCTCATACTATTCTGTTTCAGAACTTTGGCAAGCTTAAATCTAAGTGGTCAGCTAGCATCAGACATTGAAAAACTATCTGAGTTGCAGATTTTGTAAGTTTTCTTGTCCAGATTTGTTCTACatactaattcattttctgATCATCAATTTCTTTGCATATATAGGGATCTTTCCTATAATAAAGACATCACAGGAGAGCTTCCTTCATCAATAGGAAATTTGAATAACTTGACCAGCTTGTAAGAAAATAATGCCATTTGACTTGTGCATATATTTTATGACATCTCACTATTCTTTATCTATACGTATTGCAGGATCGTCGTAGGTTGTGGATTTAGCGGTCAGATACCACCCTCAATCGGATCCCTACAAAAGCTGGTTTACCTGTGAGCATATATGTCTTGATGTTTACAACTCTAGGATTAGATGAAAACTGACA harbors:
- the LOC125223143 gene encoding probable inactive receptor kinase At4g23740; protein product: MKRQLGLAVFMAGAIFLVLKCNAAEKTLLESDKQALLDFANNLPHSRSLNWDANSPICHNWTGISCDDEGNRVISVRLPGIGLHGPIPANTLGRLSALQILSLRSNAINGSFPLDFGGLKNLTFLYLHYNRFSGPLPLDFSLWRNLTVLNLSHNAFTGTIPTSLSSLSQLTALNLAKNSLSGEIPDLNLPNLQQLNLSDNDLVGSVPRSLQRFPKSVFLGNDQSLLDYTVTSSPLVLAPRDQGSRIKNVGKLSQNAMLGLVVGGSVVGLVGFGFLLFVCLLRRKADNDDDVFTGKLEKGERAISGGEDGSNKLTFFEGCNYAFDLEDLLRASAEVLGKGTFGTAYRAIMEDATTVVVKRLKDVNVGKRDFEQQMELIGGIKHENVAVLRAYYYSKDEKLMVYDYYTQGSLSSMLHGKRGENKTPLDWERRVKIALGAARGIARVHEENNGKLVHGNVKSSNIFLNPQYYGCVSDPGLAAVMSSVPPPVARAAGYRAPEVTDTRKATQASDVYSFGVILLELLTGKSPIHTTNGDEILHLVRWVHSVVREEWTAEVFDLELLKYPNIEELVEMLQIAIACVVRMAEQRPKMSQVVKMIENVRPGEGTIPMPSSPGVV